The Ancylothrix sp. D3o genomic interval TGAATCTAAAATTGATGCTTACACCAGTGTCATCAAATCCAAACTAGAACTCGCAGAAACCAGAAAACAACGTGCTAAAAGTATTATGGAACTTGCCTGTTCTGCTGAGAAGACAGCGTACTGGTTAAAGCAAAATCTCCAAAGCTTTCTTGAGCAACGAGTTGAACAATTGGGAGAAAAAGGTAAACGGTTAGAAGGCATTGAAAGTGCTGTTACCCTCTGTAAAGCCGGTGGTAAAGTGCCGGTGCAACTTCCTGCGGATCTACTACCAGATGATGTACCAGAAGAATTCCGCAAAGTAATTGTTGATATTGACACCGAAGCTTTAAAAGAAGCTTGCCGCAATTCTAAGACCGGCACTATCTCCCACAACAACAAAATTATTGCTGCGGTAAAGGAACGCAGTAATTATCTACGAATCAAATAATACCATTTTTGCCCACCAACATAACAAGAAGCGCTGATTATCAAGGCGCTTTTTGTTTCATCCTACTTAACAAGGTTATGGATATCACCCCTCAAACAATGGTTCTAAAGATGGTGAGCTATATCGAGGTTAAAGAGGGATATCAAACTTATCTCCACAGTGCCGACGGTAGCATCATCACCTACTCTCTTCTCCCCTCAAAAGAAGCTCTCGAACTAGCACAACAATCCTGTAAAGATGCCGGTTGGCGTTTCACTAATGCTACCAGTATTGTCAAGACTTTTAGGAAACAAAGCAGATGAAGCAACTTACTTTATGGAATGGGGAAAGCGGTTGCCCAACCATCCCCAACCCGCGAATTGCCAATAAATTACGGGAGTTAGCGGACAATTTAACCCCCCAGATAAATCGGCTAATTGATTCTAGTATTAGCAACCAAAGGCCCACTGCTCGCAGAATCAAAATTGCCGAATCCATG includes:
- a CDS encoding siphovirus Gp157 family protein, giving the protein MATLNELSEQLELAAEIIESDPTPENQRLAQGIVDEIIPQIESKIDAYTSVIKSKLELAETRKQRAKSIMELACSAEKTAYWLKQNLQSFLEQRVEQLGEKGKRLEGIESAVTLCKAGGKVPVQLPADLLPDDVPEEFRKVIVDIDTEALKEACRNSKTGTISHNNKIIAAVKERSNYLRIK